Proteins from a single region of Hordeum vulgare subsp. vulgare chromosome 6H, MorexV3_pseudomolecules_assembly, whole genome shotgun sequence:
- the LOC123401592 gene encoding probable C-terminal domain small phosphatase, producing MVSRTPTKAPATRPGTGSPAKPSPSPSPSPAARRRQSFRGRRRLPSTKRRASPLKSLAAAPAVVVSSFGRSVRFCRRRLIKVFARLAILAPLSKRRAGAAGFQRLRSSSPPPTPHFSPRAQRPGRVHPAALPPPSDPEKKTLFLDLDETLIHSQTDPAPARFDFTVRPVICGQPVTFYVCKRPGVDDFLRAAAEAFEVVIFTAGLEQYASLVLDRLDPTGALIAHRLYRSACRDDGDGRLVKDLSATGRAPDCAIIVDDNPNAYSLQPENALPVAPFIDDANDQELEKVMRFLDAAAGFDDTREAIRYYKDLVTAK from the coding sequence ATGGTGTCGAGGACGCCCACGAaggcgccggcgaccaggcccggcaCCGGCAGCCCCGCgaagccgtcgccgtcgccgtccccgtcCCCGGCGGCGAGGCGCCGCCAGTCCTTCCGTGGCCGTCGCCGTCTACCCTCCACGAAGCGGAGGGCGTCCCCGCTCAAGTCCCTCGCGGCCGCCCCCGCCGTCGTGGTCTCCTCCTTCGGCCGCTCCGTGCGCTTCTGCCGGCGCCGCCTCATCAAGGTTTTCGCGCGCCTCGCCATCCTCGCCCCCCTGTCCAAGCGCAGGGCCGGGGCTGCGGGGTTCCAGCGCCTCCGCTCCTCCTCGCCCCCGCCCACGCCGCACTTCTCGCCCCGCGCTCAGCGGCCTGGCAGGGTCCACCCCGCCGCGCTCCCGCCGCCGTCGGATCCGGAAAAGAAGACTCTTTTTCTGGACCTCGACGAGACGCTCATCCACTCCCAGACCGATCCGGCGCCGGCACGCTTCGACTTCACCGTGCGGCCGGTCATCTGCGGCCAGCCGGTCACCTTCTACGTCTGCAAGCGCCCGGGCGTCGACGACTTCCTCCGCGCGGCGGCGGAGGCATTCGAGGTCGTCATCTTCACCGCGGGGCTGGAGCAGTACGCCTCCCTCGTGCTCGACCGCCTCGACCCCACGGGTGCGCTGATCGCGCACCGCCTGTACCGCAGCGCCTGCCGAGACGACGGCGACGGCAGGCTCGTCAAGGACCTGTCGGCCACTGGCCGGGCTCCGGACTGCGCCATCATCGTCGACGACAACCCAAACGCCTACTCCCTGCAGCCAGAGAACGCCCTCCCGGTGGCGCCCTTCATCGATGACGCCAATGACCAGGAGCTGGAGAAGGTCATGCGATTCTTGGACGCTGCCGCAGGGTTCGACGATACCAGGGAGGCCATCAGGTACTACAAGGATCTGGTCACAGCGAAGTGA